In Oncorhynchus mykiss isolate Arlee chromosome 1, USDA_OmykA_1.1, whole genome shotgun sequence, the following proteins share a genomic window:
- the exo1 gene encoding exonuclease 1 produces MGIQGLLQFLKDASEPISVRKYKGQTVAVDTYCWLHKGAFSCAEKLAKGEPTDQYVTYCMKFVDMLLSFGVKPILVFDGCNLPSKQEVDKARGERRQANLQKGKQLLREGKISEARDCFTRCVNVTPSMAHDVIKAARTRGVDCVVAPYEADAQLAFLNKAGIAQAIITEDSDLLAFGCKKVILKMDKQGNGLEIDQNHLGRCRSLGDVFTEEKFRHMCILSGCDYLSSLYGIGLGKACKLLRMANNPDIIKVIRKMGQYLKMNVVVPDEYIDGFVKANNTFLYQLVFDPIKRKVVPLNPYPEHMDPATLSYAGRNLGDCKGLQVALGNLDINTMERIDDFNPDATNVKPVKPRSRDWNDSQETRASTHPSIWSRGYIPGTFSASQPVGSPQRPPSTRGKERLISMQGLRLPHKNTQVIKRPREDSGVSDQDVLQQYSPSGQKRSRGEEDPGPTESHHISTCPQPSATAAATHPRPRNRFATLLQRRNQEGGGDGQEMQSRFFCSGSSSSEVASQNPESFVKGEVSQDEVTQDPREDYCIGGNADTEENNSVDPHSPPPSPLSASQGLGVFRWSGSSSERSRTPTPTSGLSALQQFQRKKESFSWSQEGQRTQMTPGAPSPILGKEDKDSPPNSPPSQDSAYFSQHYHTSCNVVEVSPPTRLEDATRPKIYSKDSDSVKSPSSSPTADEKKSSTMRPKVAGLPRMKPGDQGKGKKIRPSAPARASGLRKKPAGPGKKVTTNNENNPGLQATISGLWKNFGFKKENPKINPCKKGEPMSPVKDNVLALTPETDKDIYLISSVQKTICL; encoded by the exons ATGGGGATCCAGGGGCTGTTGCAGTTCCTCAAAGATGCCTCGGAGCCCATCAGTGTGAGGAAGTACAAGGGACAGACAGTGGCCGTAGACACATATTGCTGGCTTCATAAAGGGGCATTTTCTTGTGCAGAGAAACTTGCCAAAGGGGAGCCAACTGACCA GTATGTTACATACTGCATGAAATTTGTGGACATGCTGTTGTCTTTTGGTGTGAAGCCCATCTTGGTGTTTGATGGCTGCAATCTGCCTTCAAAACAGGAGGTGGACAAAGCTCGCGGAGA GCGTCGTCAGGCAAATCTGCAGAAAGGTAAGCAGCTCCTACGTGAGGGAAAGATTTCAGAGGCCAGAGACTGCTTTACTCGCTGTGTTAACGTCACCCCTTCCATGGCCCATGATGTCATCAAG GCTGCAAGGACCAGAGGAGTGGACTGTGTGGTGGCCCCGTATGAAGCTGATGCCCAGCTGGCCTTCCTTAACAAGGCTGGCATTGCACAGGCTATCATCACTGAAGACTCAGACTTATTGGCGTTTGGCTGCAAAAAA GTGATCCTAAAGATGGACAAACAGGGGAACGGTCTAGAGATTGACCAGAACCACCTGGGGCGGTGCCGCTCTCTGGGTGACGTCTTCACGGAAGAGAAGTTCCGCCACATGTGTATTCTCTCTGGCTGTGACTATCTGTCCTCACTCTATGGGATTGGCTTGGGCAAAGCCTGTAAACTGCTGAGGATGGCAAACAACCCAGACATCATTAAG GTGATAAGGAAGATGGGCCAGTACCTGAAGATGAATGTGGTTGTGCCAGACGAGTACATTGACGGCTTTGTTAAGGCCAATAACACCTTCCTCTACCAGCTGGTGTTTGACCCCATCAAGAGAAAGGTGGTGCCTCTCAACCCCTATCCAGAGCACATGGACCCTGCCACCCTCAGCTACGCTGGCCG TAATTTAGGAGATTGCAAAGGTTTACAGGTGGCCCTGGGTAACCTGGATATAAACACCATGGAGAGGATTGATGACTTCAACCCAGATGCTACAAATGTCAAG CCAGTGAAACCACGCAGTCGTGACTGGAATGACAGCCAGGAGACTCGGGCCTCCACACACCCTAGCATCTGGAGCAGAGGTTACATACCAGGCACCTTCTCTGCCTCCCAGCCTGTGGGCTCTCCACAGAGGCCTCCTTCAaccagggggaaggagaggctcATCAGTATGCAGGGGCTGAGGCTTCCTCACAAGAACACACAGGTTATTAAGAGACCCAGAGAAG ACTCTGGTGTTTCAGACCAGGATGTGCTGCAGCAGTACTCTCCCTCCGGTCAGAAGCGGTCCAGAGGGGAGGAGGACCCTGGACCCACAGAGAGCCATCACATCTCCACATGCCCCCAGCCCAGTGCCACTGCTGCCGCTACCCATCCCAGACCACGCAACCGCTTCGCCACCCTGCTACAGAGGAGAAACCAGGAAGGAGGTGGAGATGGGCAGGAAATGCAAAGCAG GTTCTTCTGTAGTGGCAGCAGCTCCAGTGAGGTGGCCAGCCAGAATCCGGAGTCTTTTGTCAAAGGGGAGGTGTCTCAGGATGAGGTCACACAGGACCCCAGGGAGGACTATTGTATCGGGGGAAATGCTGATACAGAGGAAAATAACTCTGTTGACCCTCATAgcccacccccctcccctctgtctGCCAGTCAAGGGTTAGGGGTGTTCCGCTGGTCAGGCAGCTCCTCAGAGAGATCCAGGACCCCGACACCCACATCCGGCCTCTCGGCACTGCAGCAGTTCCAACGCAAGAAGGAAAGCTTCTCCTGGAGCCAGGAAGGCCAGAGAACTCAGATGACCCCCGGAGCCCCATCCCCTATTCTGGGCAAAGAAGACAAGGATTCACCACCAAACTCTCCACCGTCTCAGGACAGTGCCTACTTCTCTCAGCATTACCACACTTCCTGCAATGTTGTGGAAGTGTCCCCACCCACTCGGCTGGAGGATGCCACCAGGCCT AAAATTTACTCTAAGGATTCAGACTCTGTCAAAAGCCCCAGTTCCTCTCCAACAGCAGATGAAAAGAAATCCAGCACAATGAGACCGAAG GTGGCAGGTCTCCCGCGGATGAAACCCGGTGACCAAGGAAAAGGGAAGAAGATCCGACCCTCTGCCCCTGCCAGGGCCAGTGGCCTCCGTAAAAAGCCTGCAGGCCCTGGAAAGAAAGTCACCACCAACAATGAGAACAACCCTGGCCTCCAGGCCACAATCAGTGGACTCTGGAAAAACTTTGGTTTTAAGAA AGAAAATCCAAAGATAAACCCCTGTAAGAAAGGAGAGCCCATGTCACCAGTGAAGGACAACGTGCTAGCCCTCACACCTGAAACGGACAAGGATATTTACTTAATCTCCAGTGTTCAGAAAACCATATGCCTCTGA
- the yipf4 gene encoding protein YIPF4, which translates to MHLSPTNGDFTFVSSTEAEDLSGTIDAPDVKLNMGSDNAKDPYATTFLRKRGYGWLLEVEEDDPEDNKPLLEELDIDLKDIYYKIRCVLMPMPSLGFNRQVVRDNPDFWGPLAIVLLFSMISIYGQFRVVSWIITIWIFGSLTIFLLARVLGGEVSYGQVLGVIGYSLLPLIVIAPLLLVIGGFDVVSTLIKLSGVFWAAYSAASLLVGDEFKTKKPLLIYPIFLLYIYFLSLYTGV; encoded by the exons ATgcatctctctcccaccaacGGAGATTTTACTTTCGTCTCATCAACTGAAGCCGAGG ATCTAAGCGGGACGATTGATGCCCCAGATGTTAAATTGAACATGGGCAGTGACAATGCAAAAGACCCATATGCAACCACGTTCCTGAGGAAACGAGGCTATGGCTGGCTCCTGGAAGTAGAAGAGGATGACCCCGAAGACAACAAACCTCTTTT GGAGGAGCTGGACATCGACCTGAAAGACATCTACTACAAGATCCGCTGTGTGCTCATGCCAATGCCCTCCTTGGGCTTCAACCGGCAGGTTGTGAGGGACAACCCTGACTTCTGGGGCCCGCTGGCTATAGTACTCCTTTTCTCCATGATCTCCATCTACGGACAGTTCAGG GTGGTGTCTTGGATAATTACCATTTGGATATTCGGCTCTTTAACAATCTTTTTGCTGGCTCGTGTTCTTGGTGGTGAG GTGTCTTATGGACAAGTTCTTGGAGTGATTGGATATTCTCTACTCCCGCTCATCGTTATAGCCCCATTGCTTTTGGTCATTGGGGGTTTTGATGTTGTTTCTACACTAATAAAG CTTTCTGGAGTATTTTGGGCTGCTTACAGTGCTGCTTCACTGCTCGTTGGGGATGAATTCAAAACCAAGAAGCCTCTGCTCATATACCCTATTTTCCTTTTGTACATCTACTTCCTGTCACTATATACTGGAGTCTGA